The genomic DNA TTACCTCCTGTTTTATTTACCTAAACTAATAATTTGATCGCCCTGTTTAATAAACCCGTAAAAGCTAAACAGTTTATAGAATATCAGAGTTACAATTAGAGGTAAAACGATATGAAACACTGCAATCAGCACTACAGTGGACGTTGTCAGCCCCATCGTTTCAATCGCCATAATCTGGCCGACAAATCCGCTCGTTCCCATTCCGGCACCTGCAGCGTTGTTTTCCATCGGGAAAAACACTGTCATAATCGGCGCAATTATTGCACTCGCAATGACCGGCGGTGCGATAACGAACGGATTGCGTAAAACGTTCGGCACTTGCAGCATCGATGTGCCGACACCGATCGAAATGACGCCGGATACGCCGTTGTCTCTGTAGCTCATCGCAGCAAGTCCCACCATGTGGCAGCAGCAGCCGATGACCGCAGCACCTGCTGCAATACCGCTTAAATCAAGCATCAGTGCCAGCGCTGCACTGGACAGCGGCGCAGTCAGCGTAATGCCGAAGACAACGCTGACGAGTATTCCCATAACGAACGGCCGCTGTTCCGTACTGAAGACGATAAAGTCCCCGAGTCCTGTCATCACACCGCCGACCGCTTCACCGATCAGTCCGGCGAGCAGCATACCGATAATTAAAGTGAGAAACGGCGTAACGATAATATCCAGTTTTGTTTTCTTCTGATACAGTCTCGCTGTTTCTATAATGATTAAGCTGACGATATAACTCGCAGCCGCCCCGCCGAGATCATATGCGTGCTGACTGACAGCCAACACTGAAAAAATGACGAGCGGCGGTGATTTTAAGCCGTAAGCAATCGCAACACCAATTGCAGCACCTGTTAAACTCTGCGCTGTATTCCCAATGACAGATAAGCCGGCGAGCGGCGGAACATAATCTGCGACTGTATTAATAATCAGTCCGATAATTAATGTTCCGAATAAACCGAGCGCCATAAAGCTCATCGCTTCTATAAACCAGCGGTGAAGTAAATTTTTCATTACTTACCCCCGGATGTTTTCTACGGTTTCATTATTTACTTTTTTAATCAGCGACGTTAATAAATTATGCGCATGGAAATAGTCCTCATAATTTATAATAGAATTCGCTGTGTGGATGTAACGCGAACAGATGCCGACTACTGCCGACGGCACACCATTACCTGAAACGTGAATGCTGCCCGCATCCGTTCCGCCCGGTGAATGGTAGTACTGATATTTTACATCCGATTCTTTCGCCGTATCGAGCAGGAACTGACGCATTTTCGGCGCCAGTATCATCGTCCGGTCAAACAGACGGAGCAGCGTGCCCTCACCCAGTTTGCCAAGGTCTTCTTTTTTGCCCATCATGTCGTTTGCTGGTGAACAGTCAACGACAAAAGCAAGGTCCGGCTGAATCATATTCGCACTTGCCTTCGCACCGCGGAGCCCGACTTCCTCCTGCACGTTTGCACCGATATACAGGTCGCAGTCTAAGTCCGTATCTTTCAGCGACTCGAGTGCTTCGATTGCAATCAGGCAGCCGTAACGGTTATCCCATGCTTTTGCGAGTAATTTCTTCTCATTTTTAAGCATCTGGAAATCTACTTTCGGAACGATTGAATCGCCTAAATTAATGCCCATTTCCAGCAGCTCGTCTTTTGAATCTGCACCGACATCAAGAAGCATATCAGAAATTTTTGTTTCTTTGTTGTCGCCTCTTCTGAAGTGAACAGGTACGCTGCCGATTACTCCCGTAATTTCTTCATTTGAAGATGTGCGCACTGAGAAGCGCTGGCTTAACAGCACGTCCGTCGGCCAGCCGCCAAGCGGAGTAAATTTAATAAATCCGTTGTCTGTCAGTTCCGTCACCATAAAGCCGACTTCGTCCATGTGTGCAGCCACGAGTACTTTCGGTGCATTTTCTTTTTTGCTCTTCTTCACCGCAAAGATACCGCCGAGCCCGTCCTGAATAATTTCATCAGCGTGCTCCGACAGTTCTTTTCTCATATATTCACGTACTTTATCTTCAAATCCCGGTGCCCCGTGAAGTTCTGTCAGTGCTTTCATTCTTTCCATTGTTTTTTTCGTCAGTTCCATGAAAATACCCCTTTTAATTGTTATTTAGTTAATATTCTATGTTAAACTACTTCATAAGGAGGATGTACATATGAAGCGTAATTTGATTATATCCACATTATTAGCTGTAACGATTATTCCGCTTGTTGTCTGGTTATTAATGCACCGCAGAGTCGACACGAAAAAAATTGTCGATAACCTGCACCTTCAGTTCGAAGATATTTCATTCATTTCGCTCGACTATCAGGCAGACGGCCAAAACCGTTTCGGTTTAAACACTAATACGGTAAGCGGCGTGCTGCACGTAGGCAACGATGAAAACACGGTGAAATATAACTTCCTTGCAGATCCTTACACAGCTGAAATCATGGAGATTACTGTCCAGTAATCCCCATGATTTTTTATTTGCTTAAATGTTCAAATGTTTTTCTGATTCGTTCAAGGCCATCCTCGATACGCGTTCTGCCTGATGCAACATTGATTCTGAAATGATTATTCTCATCATCCAGATACAGCTTGCCCGGTGATACCGCGATGCCGCCGACTTCCACTAACGCTTTATGAACTTCCTGTGCGTCAAGGCCGGACTTTTCAAAGCTGATCCATCCGAGATATGTCGACTTC from Jeotgalicoccus saudimassiliensis includes the following:
- a CDS encoding PTS transporter subunit IIC, giving the protein MKNLLHRWFIEAMSFMALGLFGTLIIGLIINTVADYVPPLAGLSVIGNTAQSLTGAAIGVAIAYGLKSPPLVIFSVLAVSQHAYDLGGAAASYIVSLIIIETARLYQKKTKLDIIVTPFLTLIIGMLLAGLIGEAVGGVMTGLGDFIVFSTEQRPFVMGILVSVVFGITLTAPLSSAALALMLDLSGIAAGAAVIGCCCHMVGLAAMSYRDNGVSGVISIGVGTSMLQVPNVLRNPFVIAPPVIASAIIAPIMTVFFPMENNAAGAGMGTSGFVGQIMAIETMGLTTSTVVLIAVFHIVLPLIVTLIFYKLFSFYGFIKQGDQIISLGK
- a CDS encoding M42 family metallopeptidase, yielding MELTKKTMERMKALTELHGAPGFEDKVREYMRKELSEHADEIIQDGLGGIFAVKKSKKENAPKVLVAAHMDEVGFMVTELTDNGFIKFTPLGGWPTDVLLSQRFSVRTSSNEEITGVIGSVPVHFRRGDNKETKISDMLLDVGADSKDELLEMGINLGDSIVPKVDFQMLKNEKKLLAKAWDNRYGCLIAIEALESLKDTDLDCDLYIGANVQEEVGLRGAKASANMIQPDLAFVVDCSPANDMMGKKEDLGKLGEGTLLRLFDRTMILAPKMRQFLLDTAKESDVKYQYYHSPGGTDAGSIHVSGNGVPSAVVGICSRYIHTANSIINYEDYFHAHNLLTSLIKKVNNETVENIRG